ATTCAGGATGTGCCCAGAAAAGATGTTCGCGGCTTTTCGGTCTATCATCCGAAGACCATAACAAATAAACGTTCAACCAAGCATGAACTTTCAACCCGTAGGCATGAGCGGCGACAAGAGCATAATCGAGCGGATCAAAGTCACTTCCGTTTAGGCGGTCGGCTACCGGCGCAATTTTCGAGCGATAATAAGCGTCACCACGACCTCTGACTTGTATAAAGATATCGGTAAATCCGTTAATTGATGCAAATTCTACAAAGCGATCGATACTTTTCTTATCTATCATCTGATTACGAACGACCCACAAGCCGAGATGATGTTCCTGCGGAAAGAGATGAGAAAAATTCGCCAAAATAAAAAGAAAGAGGGCAGTGAGTATCACTGCCCAACGGTTATTTCGCCGATCGTTATGCAATCGGAAATCCGCTTTTATTCTCCCTGCTTCTCGGCTTTTGGAGCCGGAGCGGGAATTTCTGTTATTTCCTTAACTTCGGTGGTAACTCTCTTTTCTCTTTTGGCGGATTCTTTTTTAGACGGCTTTGCCGGTTTCTTTTCTTCGGCTGGTTTTTTATAATCGACAAACTCGATAAGCGAAACCGCGGCGGCGTCATTGTCGCGAAATCCTAATTTCACGATTCGTGTATACCCGCCATTACGGGTTGCATATTGCGGCGCGATGTGATCAAACAACAGTTTGACAAGAGTTCTGTCGTTCAAAACTTTATATGCGAGTCGTCTATGGTGAATCGTGCCTTTTTTTCCAAAGGTAATGAGACGTTCAACG
The Candidatus Marinimicrobia bacterium CG08_land_8_20_14_0_20_45_22 DNA segment above includes these coding regions:
- a CDS encoding 50S ribosomal protein L17, yielding MRHQKRVAKLGMVASHQKAMLSNMAGSLIQHGKIKTTDARAKELRRVVERLITFGKKGTIHHRRLAYKVLNDRTLVKLLFDHIAPQYATRNGGYTRIVKLGFRDNDAAAVSLIEFVDYKKPAEEKKPAKPSKKESAKREKRVTTEVKEITEIPAPAPKAEKQGE